In one Candidatus Neomarinimicrobiota bacterium genomic region, the following are encoded:
- a CDS encoding sigma-70 family RNA polymerase sigma factor: MEDGGLINQYLSGDVRAFNHLVNRWELKIYNFIFKVLGKREDAKDATQQTFIKVYKNLRKLKNPNKFSPWIYQIAMNICRDQMRKDKRAPSTSIHGKIRTSNGEEMELADFLSDDSASPEDSLYQGEVVEIIRRGLNMIPVEQRTVIIMKEYQGLKFREIAEILEEPLNTVKSRMYYGLTALRKALADLEIDKEVFQYEL; this comes from the coding sequence ATGGAAGACGGCGGTCTTATAAATCAATATTTAAGCGGTGACGTGCGTGCGTTTAATCATTTAGTGAACCGCTGGGAACTGAAAATATATAATTTTATTTTTAAAGTACTCGGGAAAAGAGAAGATGCAAAGGATGCTACGCAGCAGACGTTTATTAAGGTTTACAAGAACCTTAGAAAACTAAAGAATCCGAATAAATTTTCACCATGGATATATCAAATCGCTATGAATATCTGCCGGGACCAAATGAGAAAGGATAAACGCGCTCCTTCAACGTCCATTCATGGCAAAATAAGAACGAGCAACGGAGAGGAAATGGAACTCGCTGACTTTCTTTCGGATGACTCAGCGTCACCAGAAGATTCGCTATATCAGGGTGAAGTTGTGGAAATAATTCGGCGCGGCTTGAATATGATTCCCGTTGAGCAGCGCACAGTAATTATTATGAAAGAATATCAGGGATTAAAATTCAGAGAAATAGCAGAGATATTAGAGGAGCCGTTGAATACCGTTAAATCAAGAATGTATTATGGTTTAACCGCACTGCGAAAGGCATTGGCAGACCTCGAGATTGATAAGGAGGTTTTTCAGTATGAATTGTAA
- a CDS encoding HEAT repeat domain-containing protein, with the protein MMKQAMKARVMPAILMAGMVLGAVTIVAAEENDTVRLIEALNSENLGQRISAAHLLGEYEDTSAVRPLIAMLQNDSEYSARTSAAIALLRIGDIRAIAALKKSSLNDSNNIVRSVATEAYIMLQVSMVKFTSE; encoded by the coding sequence ATGATGAAGCAAGCAATGAAAGCCAGGGTCATGCCAGCCATATTGATGGCGGGGATGGTATTGGGAGCGGTCACCATCGTTGCGGCGGAAGAAAACGATACAGTAAGACTAATCGAAGCACTGAATTCAGAGAATCTTGGGCAAAGAATATCGGCGGCGCATCTTCTTGGCGAATATGAAGATACCTCGGCAGTTAGGCCTCTAATTGCAATGCTGCAAAACGATAGTGAATATTCTGCAAGGACATCAGCTGCAATCGCTCTTTTGAGAATAGGTGATATAAGAGCCATTGCCGCATTGAAAAAGTCATCACTGAATGACAGCAACAATATTGTAAGAAGCGTGGCAACCGAAGCATATATTATGTTACAAGTTTCAATGGTGAAATTTACGTCGGAATAA
- a CDS encoding PorV/PorQ family protein, translated as MKIFLLSLITLFFTEPLYAGDASSTGMAFLKIGGDAASTAMGGAAVANSSGTSAIYWNPAGLANNESSEAIFSHQEWLAGSINQQLGITFPGDKISFGLSAAFSGVSDIERRDERPTIEPLGYFSANSLALSLSAAKAQGNDIQIGVTLKFLYEKIFTYSANGFAVDLGIKKQLGFHDISAAVVVKDIGGMSSLNVESTQLPARVTGGISGDFLPYSSSTINWSLDAGKYFDSSAFLRFGGELALNETLNLRAGYRKNSESSSGYTAGFGINRKRYRFDYAYLPFDFNLSDTHQISFRIGF; from the coding sequence ATGAAAATATTTTTATTATCCTTAATTACGCTTTTTTTCACTGAGCCGCTCTACGCGGGAGACGCTTCTTCCACCGGTATGGCGTTCCTTAAGATTGGAGGAGACGCCGCATCAACCGCTATGGGCGGAGCTGCAGTAGCCAATTCTTCCGGGACTTCAGCTATCTACTGGAATCCTGCCGGACTCGCAAACAACGAATCCTCCGAAGCCATCTTCTCACATCAGGAATGGCTCGCAGGCTCTATTAACCAACAGCTCGGAATTACTTTTCCGGGAGACAAAATCTCTTTTGGTCTCAGCGCCGCATTCTCGGGTGTCAGCGATATAGAAAGACGGGATGAACGCCCGACAATAGAACCGTTAGGATATTTCAGCGCCAACTCGTTGGCGCTTTCTCTGTCCGCTGCGAAAGCACAGGGTAATGATATTCAGATTGGAGTCACCTTAAAATTTCTATACGAAAAGATATTTACTTACTCGGCAAACGGATTTGCCGTTGACCTCGGCATTAAAAAACAGCTGGGTTTCCACGATATCAGCGCCGCCGTTGTAGTGAAAGACATCGGTGGGATGTCTTCCCTGAACGTTGAGTCCACTCAACTTCCCGCCCGCGTAACGGGCGGCATCAGCGGCGATTTTTTACCCTATTCGTCTTCAACTATTAATTGGTCTTTGGATGCCGGGAAATATTTTGACTCTTCCGCATTCCTGCGGTTCGGCGGTGAATTAGCGTTGAACGAAACGTTGAATCTCCGGGCCGGCTACCGGAAAAACTCGGAAAGCTCCTCCGGCTACACTGCCGGCTTCGGCATAAACAGAAAACGGTATCGGTTTGATTATGCCTATCTTCCGTTCGATTTCAATCTCAGTGATACTCATCAGATCAGCTTCAGAATCGGTTTTTGA
- a CDS encoding PorV/PorQ family protein translates to MKRIVFLLLFLILPVTASAQGEGGLAGAFLRMGLGARAIAMGGAQTAVADDGFAAFYNPAGLPFLNKKHFSTTYSLLSLDRKIQYISYSQSLKPQAGFSIFWLSAGTDKIDGRDLSGNHTFDLSESVNVFGLSFANRFHEKVSIGLTVKVIRHNLDLVSDDLSADDLFFDMGLMVLPLKDLTVAIQLKDLNGGLSWDTQNIFTRGTTSVDSIPYTVNLGASYILNDIFLISTTLEFNQLLQEKFRLGVEYHGNDLYTLRVGTNDDRIAFGGGLFYSVSDNLETEINYAFQQEFSGEGGTHLFSWEFIF, encoded by the coding sequence ATGAAACGAATAGTTTTCCTATTACTGTTTTTGATTCTGCCTGTTACCGCATCAGCCCAGGGAGAGGGTGGTCTCGCCGGAGCTTTCCTCAGGATGGGTCTCGGGGCGCGGGCTATCGCCATGGGCGGAGCGCAAACGGCTGTGGCAGATGATGGATTTGCGGCATTTTACAATCCCGCCGGATTACCGTTTCTCAATAAAAAACATTTCTCCACTACCTATTCTTTACTCTCTCTGGATAGGAAAATACAGTACATCTCGTACTCCCAAAGTTTAAAACCGCAGGCAGGGTTCTCTATTTTTTGGCTTAGCGCCGGAACCGATAAGATTGACGGAAGAGATCTTTCGGGTAACCACACATTTGATCTATCTGAATCCGTGAACGTTTTCGGACTCTCCTTCGCAAACAGATTTCATGAAAAAGTTTCGATAGGATTAACGGTAAAAGTCATTAGACATAATCTTGATCTCGTTTCTGATGATCTCTCCGCTGATGACCTGTTTTTTGATATGGGTCTTATGGTACTTCCGCTGAAAGATTTAACGGTAGCTATTCAGCTAAAGGACTTAAATGGCGGCTTGAGCTGGGATACGCAGAACATTTTTACACGGGGAACTACTTCCGTTGATTCCATTCCTTACACAGTCAATCTGGGTGCCTCTTATATTCTTAATGACATATTCCTTATTTCCACAACATTGGAATTCAACCAGCTTCTGCAGGAGAAATTCAGGCTCGGGGTGGAATACCACGGCAATGACTTGTACACCTTGAGAGTAGGCACCAACGATGACAGGATAGCATTCGGAGGCGGTCTGTTTTATTCGGTTTCCGACAACCTTGAAACTGAGATTAATTATGCGTTTCAGCAGGAATTTAGCGGCGAGGGTGGAACACATCTGTTCAGTTGGGAGTTTATCTTTTAG
- a CDS encoding zinc ABC transporter substrate-binding protein has translation MKLINKLSVIIILIFGASQVHAQLRVVSTLPNFTAIAKEIGGDKVNLSTIAKGYQNPHFIDPKPSFIIKMKKADILIWAGLDLEIYWLTPLLENSRNQKIIWGASGNVDVSKGVSLLEIPNIPAAQLRAGGDIHVYGNPHYWHDPLNGKIIAQNIYNALVDASPEDKEYFKGNLEDFNSRLDASIKKWLKMMEPYIGWKIIAYHNSWPYLEKRFGFEIVDFVEPKPGIPPSPNHLVRLIKKMRNQDIKVIIISPYFNDKPANVIADKVNAKVVLVAPSVGAFDGVDSYFDMFDYNLNSLVDAFKSK, from the coding sequence TTGAAATTAATTAATAAATTATCAGTAATAATTATACTAATTTTCGGAGCTTCACAAGTTCACGCACAGCTGCGTGTCGTCTCGACGCTACCAAACTTTACAGCGATAGCTAAAGAAATAGGTGGAGATAAGGTAAACTTATCCACTATAGCGAAAGGGTATCAAAATCCACACTTTATTGATCCGAAACCGAGTTTTATAATTAAAATGAAAAAAGCCGATATATTGATTTGGGCTGGTTTGGATCTTGAAATTTATTGGCTGACACCGCTGCTTGAAAACTCCCGTAATCAGAAAATTATCTGGGGCGCATCGGGAAACGTTGACGTATCCAAAGGAGTATCTCTTCTTGAAATCCCGAACATCCCCGCAGCTCAATTGAGAGCGGGAGGTGACATCCACGTTTATGGGAATCCACATTATTGGCACGATCCGTTGAACGGGAAGATAATTGCGCAGAATATTTACAACGCCCTGGTGGACGCATCTCCGGAAGATAAGGAGTATTTCAAGGGGAATTTAGAGGATTTCAATTCAAGATTAGACGCATCCATTAAAAAATGGTTGAAAATGATGGAGCCATATATAGGATGGAAAATAATCGCCTACCATAATTCCTGGCCATATCTGGAGAAACGGTTCGGGTTCGAGATCGTCGATTTCGTAGAGCCGAAACCGGGAATCCCGCCAAGTCCAAATCATCTTGTACGTCTAATTAAGAAGATGCGAAACCAGGATATTAAAGTGATTATTATTTCTCCGTATTTCAATGACAAACCGGCGAACGTTATCGCCGACAAAGTAAACGCAAAAGTCGTTTTGGTAGCCCCAAGCGTGGGCGCGTTTGACGGTGTTGACAGCTATTTTGATATGTTCGATTACAACCTGAATTCGTTGGTGGACGCTTTCAAATCCAAATAA
- a CDS encoding metal ABC transporter permease codes for MFELISLPLFAGFLLVSIHSYLGIHIVERKVIFVDLALAQIAAAGAGVGVLMGYELGGIETFLTALFFTFIGAAIFSFTRVKNEVVPQEAIIGIVYAVSAAIFILLMDTAPNGAEEVKGMLVGYILLISWDDILRIIPLYLLVGIFHFIVRKKMIFISQNPEGAFKEGINLRLWDFLFYISFGVVVTTAVQIAGVLLVFAYLIVPAVSAILFTKNFRKRLIIGWSLGLLGNFLGMYFSVQFDLPTGAAIVTTFGLIIAVAGLVKYIYSKFFMQQTES; via the coding sequence ATGTTTGAACTTATTTCATTACCGTTATTCGCCGGATTCCTTCTCGTTTCAATTCACTCCTATCTCGGTATCCACATAGTTGAGAGAAAAGTGATATTCGTCGATCTTGCGTTAGCGCAAATTGCGGCTGCCGGAGCAGGAGTGGGGGTGCTTATGGGCTACGAGCTCGGAGGGATAGAGACTTTCCTCACAGCGCTGTTTTTTACGTTTATAGGTGCGGCGATATTCTCGTTCACAAGAGTGAAAAATGAAGTAGTTCCACAGGAGGCTATAATAGGAATAGTTTATGCAGTATCGGCTGCGATTTTCATACTTCTTATGGATACCGCTCCTAATGGAGCCGAGGAAGTGAAAGGAATGCTCGTAGGATATATTCTGCTGATAAGTTGGGATGACATTCTGCGTATTATTCCTCTTTATTTGCTGGTAGGGATATTTCATTTTATCGTGAGAAAAAAAATGATTTTTATCTCTCAGAACCCGGAAGGCGCGTTTAAAGAAGGGATAAACCTTCGACTGTGGGATTTTTTGTTTTACATTTCCTTCGGAGTCGTAGTAACGACCGCTGTTCAGATTGCCGGAGTCTTACTCGTGTTCGCATATTTAATCGTACCTGCCGTCAGCGCAATACTGTTCACGAAAAATTTCAGGAAGAGACTAATTATCGGATGGTCGCTCGGATTGCTCGGAAATTTTCTCGGAATGTATTTTTCTGTTCAGTTCGATTTACCTACAGGAGCGGCTATCGTCACTACATTCGGGCTGATTATCGCAGTTGCGGGTTTGGTCAAGTATATATACAGCAAATTCTTCATGCAGCAAACGGAAAGTTAA
- a CDS encoding acyl-CoA dehydrogenase family protein, whose amino-acid sequence MDFSLPEEIEMLRDTAKKFTDKEIRPLADQIDREEKIPKELIEKLAKTGLMSVIIPPEYGGGGFGELGYCAMQEEIAQGCASTATFLGAHLSLGSQTIVLFGSEETRKKYLPRLSTGALIAAYSLTEAGSGSDASAMKAKAVFDGEDWVLNGTKIWVTNGSLADVIVVYALMEKDGEDLGPGAFVIETADKGFNVDKIEEKMGIKGSETVAISFADFHIPKENLLGEPGQGFKIALTILDIGRLGLGASTLGQAKEALRLSATYAQQREQFGQPIAEFQAIQWMLADMTNDIYAMESILYRTAASYDEGKRVTRDASCVKLFCSEALDRIVDKAVQIHGGMGYSRDLKIERMYRDARINRIFEGTSEIQRLVIARETLRRGGY is encoded by the coding sequence ATGGATTTTAGTTTACCTGAAGAAATTGAAATGCTCCGTGATACGGCAAAAAAATTCACCGATAAAGAAATACGTCCGTTGGCGGATCAGATTGACCGGGAAGAAAAAATCCCGAAGGAACTTATCGAGAAACTCGCAAAAACCGGGCTGATGAGCGTTATTATACCGCCCGAATACGGCGGAGGAGGATTCGGCGAGCTCGGTTATTGTGCAATGCAGGAAGAGATAGCGCAAGGTTGCGCTTCCACCGCCACATTCCTCGGCGCACACCTCTCTCTCGGTTCACAGACCATCGTACTTTTCGGCTCCGAAGAAACCAGGAAAAAATATCTCCCGCGACTTTCAACCGGAGCGCTGATTGCCGCATACTCTCTGACAGAGGCAGGTTCGGGTTCGGACGCCAGCGCAATGAAGGCAAAGGCGGTATTCGACGGTGAGGATTGGGTTTTAAACGGGACTAAAATCTGGGTCACGAACGGTTCTCTGGCTGACGTGATTGTTGTGTACGCATTGATGGAAAAAGACGGCGAAGATTTAGGCCCCGGCGCTTTCGTCATCGAAACTGCCGACAAAGGTTTCAATGTGGACAAAATTGAAGAAAAAATGGGAATAAAAGGTTCCGAGACGGTGGCTATCAGTTTCGCTGATTTTCATATTCCGAAGGAAAATCTCCTTGGAGAGCCCGGACAGGGATTCAAGATAGCGCTAACAATTCTTGATATCGGCAGATTGGGTTTGGGCGCTTCCACATTGGGACAGGCTAAAGAAGCATTGCGACTGAGCGCTACATATGCTCAACAGCGCGAACAATTCGGGCAACCGATAGCAGAATTTCAGGCTATACAGTGGATGTTAGCAGACATGACCAACGACATTTATGCAATGGAAAGCATTTTGTACCGCACTGCCGCATCTTATGACGAAGGCAAGCGAGTCACACGCGATGCCTCATGCGTAAAGTTATTTTGTTCTGAAGCATTAGACAGGATTGTGGATAAAGCAGTACAAATTCACGGTGGTATGGGATATTCGCGAGATTTAAAAATTGAACGGATGTATCGTGATGCCCGTATAAACAGGATTTTTGAAGGAACAAGCGAAATTCAACGACTCGTCATAGCCAGAGAAACCCTCAGGCGGGGAGGGTATTGA
- a CDS encoding divergent polysaccharide deacetylase family protein, with protein sequence MNRYFKRIILIWIAVWLIIDIIIIVRNHYAGFENEISVLTAENLETYLEKNFIRSLNANGLPLRLNGSGNDVYYSYPDGFGKYWIQKQIRKEFEGVGASAEIIWNSKNSGFDITINNTDIKSYKVQFRKKGNINSGLIAIIIDDFGYFWDERVNDLMEIRIPMAFAVIPGHEHSERIAYECLKNQKELILHLPMESIKQQGREENFLLKGNMSENEMRKIIEAALTGVPGASGINNHQGSKMTGDLKGIKRFLAVIRPLNLYFIDSVTHASSVAYTEALQMGIPASRRTIFLDSSEDIKTIEYRLDELKKKARDEGWAIGIGHVNAETISALKRAIPSMIEDGFQFVFPSQLVN encoded by the coding sequence ATGAATCGATATTTTAAGAGGATAATTCTTATCTGGATCGCGGTATGGCTGATAATCGACATTATAATTATTGTGAGAAATCATTATGCAGGCTTTGAAAATGAAATTTCGGTTCTCACAGCGGAAAATTTAGAAACTTATTTAGAGAAAAACTTTATCAGATCATTGAACGCGAACGGATTGCCGTTGCGATTAAATGGAAGTGGAAATGATGTTTATTATAGCTATCCTGATGGATTCGGAAAATATTGGATTCAAAAACAAATAAGAAAAGAGTTTGAGGGAGTGGGAGCCAGCGCCGAGATCATTTGGAATTCCAAAAACAGCGGATTTGACATTACCATAAACAACACGGACATAAAAAGCTATAAAGTACAATTTAGAAAAAAGGGAAATATCAACTCAGGATTAATTGCGATAATAATAGATGATTTCGGATACTTTTGGGATGAACGAGTAAACGATCTGATGGAGATAAGAATTCCAATGGCGTTCGCTGTAATTCCCGGGCATGAGCATTCCGAACGTATTGCGTATGAATGTTTGAAGAACCAAAAAGAACTGATACTCCATTTACCGATGGAATCAATTAAACAACAGGGACGTGAGGAGAATTTTCTTTTGAAGGGAAATATGTCTGAAAATGAAATGCGCAAAATAATTGAAGCGGCTCTAACGGGAGTTCCGGGAGCATCAGGAATCAATAATCATCAAGGTTCAAAAATGACGGGAGATTTGAAAGGTATTAAGAGATTCCTTGCTGTAATACGCCCGCTAAACTTATATTTTATCGACAGTGTGACTCACGCTTCAAGCGTGGCTTATACGGAAGCGCTGCAAATGGGAATTCCGGCATCAAGGCGAACTATATTTCTTGATAGCTCGGAAGATATTAAGACTATCGAATATAGATTGGACGAGCTGAAGAAAAAAGCGCGTGATGAGGGTTGGGCAATAGGTATCGGGCACGTCAATGCCGAAACGATATCAGCTTTAAAAAGGGCAATTCCATCTATGATTGAAGATGGATTTCAATTTGTTTTTCCATCACAGCTTGTAAATTAA
- a CDS encoding pyridoxine 5'-phosphate synthase yields the protein MSLLEVKLDPVAKMRDTISESMDPATFAMAAELAGADSIRITLTEDREEERIRDLTILQEVVHSRLNLVINSSKRLVDKALSINSEIVTLDDELGLKDSRVATNMKEAISVLKNNKNLALSIRINPEVADAKTASRLGADYVDINTSRFAGTQNYHDRTLELERIASVARAAFKFDLGVIAGGGLTFQNVAYIAEIEQVDTVTVGGALVSRAMIIGLESSVRDMLDLVK from the coding sequence ATGTCATTATTAGAAGTAAAATTAGATCCTGTAGCGAAGATGAGAGACACTATCTCCGAGTCCATGGATCCGGCCACATTTGCTATGGCAGCCGAATTAGCCGGTGCGGATAGCATAAGAATTACGCTTACGGAAGACAGGGAAGAGGAACGGATACGGGATTTAACGATATTACAGGAAGTAGTACATTCAAGGCTAAACCTTGTTATAAATTCTTCGAAAAGACTGGTGGATAAAGCCCTGTCCATCAATTCCGAAATAGTAACTTTGGACGATGAATTAGGACTAAAAGATTCTAGGGTTGCAACGAATATGAAAGAAGCGATCTCTGTATTGAAGAACAACAAGAATTTGGCGCTGTCAATTCGAATAAATCCTGAAGTGGCAGATGCCAAAACAGCTTCTCGCTTAGGGGCAGATTATGTGGACATAAATACTTCTCGTTTTGCCGGAACGCAAAACTATCACGACAGAACATTGGAACTTGAGAGGATTGCCTCCGTAGCCCGCGCGGCATTCAAATTTGATCTTGGAGTCATTGCCGGAGGTGGATTGACTTTTCAAAACGTGGCATACATCGCAGAAATTGAGCAGGTTGACACTGTCACGGTAGGCGGAGCCTTAGTTAGCCGGGCGATGATAATTGGATTGGAGAGTTCTGTTCGGGATATGTTAGACTTAGTCAAATGA
- a CDS encoding asparaginase, with the protein MKILVYRNADIESVHSVSAAVIGPSGELIAEYGDSELRSFIRSAGKPFQILPFLNNNVDVKYDFTDKEIAVCCASHSGEEIHVETVKSILKKTGIDSSTLKCGIHTPLGREVKNKLRQSGTEPSVLQNNCSGKHSAMLAIAKAMDEELDNYLNPDHPVQQRILNVIKELTGEEDVTVGVDGCSAPVFYLTLKNMATLYHKIAAAENGTHLERIWNIMTSNPVLIGGTGRFDTLMMKAGNGKLLSKMGAEGIQCMAFHSEDGPISLALKVHDGSRRAVVPAVLHILDKLGLTPNVDLERLKFPILINHMGIEIGKIVIQA; encoded by the coding sequence ATAAAAATATTAGTATATCGGAATGCCGATATTGAAAGTGTTCATTCGGTAAGCGCAGCTGTCATCGGTCCTTCGGGAGAACTGATTGCAGAGTACGGCGATTCAGAACTGAGATCATTCATCCGCTCGGCCGGAAAACCATTTCAGATTCTTCCTTTCCTAAATAACAATGTGGATGTGAAATACGATTTCACGGATAAAGAGATTGCTGTCTGCTGCGCATCTCATTCAGGAGAAGAAATTCACGTCGAAACGGTAAAAAGTATCCTTAAAAAAACCGGAATAGATTCATCGACCCTCAAATGCGGTATTCATACTCCGTTAGGAAGAGAAGTTAAGAATAAATTGAGACAATCCGGAACTGAACCATCTGTGTTGCAGAACAATTGCTCGGGAAAACATTCCGCTATGTTGGCTATTGCAAAAGCTATGGACGAAGAATTGGATAATTATCTGAATCCCGACCATCCTGTGCAGCAAAGGATACTGAATGTGATTAAAGAACTGACCGGTGAAGAAGATGTCACCGTCGGAGTTGACGGCTGTTCGGCACCGGTATTTTATCTAACTTTGAAAAATATGGCGACGCTTTACCATAAAATAGCCGCAGCCGAAAACGGAACTCATTTGGAAAGAATATGGAACATAATGACATCAAACCCTGTGCTTATTGGCGGAACAGGTCGATTTGATACGCTGATGATGAAAGCCGGAAACGGAAAATTACTCTCAAAGATGGGGGCTGAAGGCATACAATGTATGGCATTTCACAGTGAGGACGGCCCTATTTCATTAGCGCTTAAAGTGCACGATGGAAGTCGGAGGGCGGTAGTGCCGGCAGTTCTGCATATCTTGGATAAGTTGGGTTTGACGCCTAACGTAGATTTGGAACGATTAAAATTTCCGATATTGATAAATCATATGGGAATTGAAATCGGAAAAATTGTGATTCAGGCTTAA